The Tubulanus polymorphus chromosome 4, tnTubPoly1.2, whole genome shotgun sequence genomic interval CGCGCTCTCCGTGCGTCCGTTCGTTTCCTGTGAAATTTCTTGTCAATTACACAACGTAGTTGTTTCATCGATAGCTTTCTTCTAATATCTCAAATTAATTCTCGATATTGCCGTCCATCCCGATGTAGTATGTATGGTATTTGCTCTATGAATATCTAATTCATAGAAATGCCCACCTATATGTACGTTACCCAACCACGCATTGTTATCAAAGTAATTGTCTCGAAGTACCTGATTCTGTTTTGGGACCTGCATCATTTTTATCCGTATTTTTAGATCCACATATCAAAATATCTGGTCGTATGTCAGCTGTCTCAAACGCGAGAGAAAAAATTCTCAATGTTCTcgatacaaaggtaagaaccCAAAAATACCCGACATCAGAGTCCTCACTGATGAAGTTTGGACCTTCATCAGTCGTTTGACGGTTCAGACTGGTCGGAAGATAGTTCACACAACCCGCAACTAGAATTTACAATTGTATTCTGGGATTCGACAAAAGATTTTGCCCAATCGACAGACAATCCAAATATTTCTGTACTTTGATTTCTGACCCCTGTTTCATAAACGGCAGGTGCGGTGGGTTTGTTACGGACACCAAATCGAAATCATCTTAAGAACCGAGAGGGACGATCGATCGTGCCTATTTCACGATCAAAAAGCTAGGACGTTTTAGACCTACCGTATTGACCAAAGTTTCAGGGGCAGATTGAGCCTACCCCTTCACCGCTTTAGTGGTACTCTTGGATGAATGAAaactatcaaaatattctgaaaGCGTAACCCTAAACCTCCCTGTATGGTGCTGTGATGCTGAATTGAGCCGTACTCAATCCACCCCTGAGTTTGGAATATTGTAGATTACGACTTACGAACTTCattaattcatgaattcattGGTTTCATGTGATTTCTTACGCAGAGTAATCGTGTTACATTGAAAATGGACGTGGCTCACACCGAGCATTCGCATGTCATCGGAAAGGGTGGAAACAACATCAAAACGGTGATGAAAGACACCGGTTGTCATATTCACTTCCCCGACTCGAACAGAAATAATACGCTGGAAAAAAGCAATCAGGTACGTATGTACTAGACTCGATTCATGCAAATCTAGAGACCATCTTCTCGGGATATGAGTTCCTTCATTTTCAGTATCCTGCCAAATCAAAGTTTGGTTCTATCCCAGTTTGGTAGTATCCATCCCAGTTTGGTGGTATCCCAGTTTTGTGTATCCCAGATAGGTGGTATCCCAGTTTGATAGTATCCCAGTCTGTTAGTATCCCAGTTTGTTAGAATCCCAGTTTGTTAGTATCCCAGTTTGATAGTATCCCAGTTTGATAGTATCCCAGTTTGATAGTATCCCAGTTTGATAGTATCCCAGTTTGATAGTATCCCAGTTTGTTAGTATCCCAGTTTGTTAGTATCCCAGTTTGTTAGTATCCCAGTTTGATAGTATCCCAGTTTGATAGTATCCCAGTTTGAAAGTATCCCAGTTTGATAGTATCCCAGTTTGATAGTATCCCAGTCTGCCTTTGTCGTGATATAAGTTGCTGATCGAGAAAAACAGGAAcgatttgaattaaaaatctCCTAACAgtgaaatcagaaatttctCGCATCCTGTCGATGtagtttcatttcaaattttaggaGCCTAAATCTAGAACCCTCGGGATACTGGCCTAGGCCTGATGTATTTCTGCAGAGCCTAATCTTGCGGGTAGATTCAATAGTTCCCAGGATCGTTTAAATCGCgtcattatcataatcattatagaaattcatgaaGTAATTTATGCCTATTTTAGTACTAATGACGCATACATCGCATACAAAATTCTGATAAACGGTTTTAAGGGCGTGTATTGTTACACTTTTGTTTTGGCgtttaatgtttgtttttgattcATATCCGGTTTTAAGTATATATTTCAAGTCGTAtgattcattatttcaaaGCTGTTAAATCGAATACGGTTAGAATAATGTCCTCAAGTTCAGGTCACATCTGTCCTACCTACCTGAAATTCAATTGTATTTAGGTTATGCAAATAACAgttgtgcgtgtgtgtgtgtgtactgAACTAAGTTGTTCTTTAAAGCTGGATTTGCTTTCTTCAGGGCATCTTGAATATTAAGAATTTTACTGATCagtgattttgaattgtttcatGTTTATACCTGCATATGTTTGCATTCGTATATGCGCATGTATTTACGCTttcttatatacatataagtGAAGTGCTTTTATTTCTGAAaccgatagaaaaaaaatgaaaatcatatttgCCAGGACCTCTGTGAAAAAGATGGCCACCTCCGTGAAAAcattatttgatgatatcatagGGGGATTATTGGAGGCAGACTAGATTTTCCCTGTCTtaaaaatttttgataaaataaatgaaatttttcatcCCAGTTACTAGAATCTTATGATTACTTCATTGTAGGTTTCGTTAGCCGGTCAGCCTCATGGTGTGGAAAGTGCAAGGGCCCAAATAAGGGTAAGATTGCCCTGAAAATAGATGTTAATCAAATGATAAACTTGGCAATCCCATGTGTATGCACGGCCTTTATGGCTCTGTCCAGGTTCCTGTCCTCAATGCTTGTTTTTTATGAATATTCTATTACACAAAGTACCttgtaaatttgaattttgatgatgaaatgaatgataatgataactaTGTTAATGTATCGAATTCTTATCAATTCGAATCGATATCCCACTTTTTCGATATGCTGAAATCCTGTATTGAAATGCATGTACACGATCTGAAAATTCTCTGTTACTTTCAGGAGCTGTTACCTCTAGTCTTTATGTTTGAACTGCCAATAGCGGGAATGTTACAGTGTTTGCCCGATGCTAATTCTCCGACGATTCAACAAATACAACAGTTACACAACGTGTCGGTTATATTTAAACAGCGTCCCCGCGTACTGGTGACATCGGTACTCATTAGAGGTACTGTTAATAATGCTAAATCGGTGAAAGAAGCGACAGCGATGATGATGGATCATCTTACAGGAGCATCGGGAGTGAGTGTCTCCAACAAATACCTTTATAATGTGCTATCTATAGTGTTTTATGTACTTAGTAGATATCAAATTGTCTATAGCTACGATTGCAACAGTGTTTTTGGTctgtgccaaatgggcccatgCCCGaagaaaaaaaccaaaaaaggcCAAATCGTCTTCATGTGATCACGGGTTAGAGCTTAGGCACTCACAATCTCTGAGAATGCCTCACTGTTCCTCACTGGTGCTATTAAAATTTATTGCTGTCCCTGAAACAATTTTCTATTGTCCCTCTAAAAATTGTTCTAATCCTTTATGTTTTCCTTATCGTCTCCctgaaattaacatttttgtccCTGATGTGGTAATTGATATGTTGGCATGTCTGCTGaggaatctttttatgaaattcCCATCCCAGTCCCAGCTTACCATGCtaaactaattattttatttatgtATGAAATGATGCATTTCTAGGTAAAACTACCGGTGAGCATGACATTAGAAATTGCGCCACAACATCATCTATTTATACTGGGTCgaggtggcagcactgtcAAACAGATTATGCAACAGACGGGCGCTACTATACATTTTCCTGATCCGAACACAGTTACCCCGCAGCGTAAAGGAACTGTTTACATCACCGGCGGAATTGAAAACGTATTTCTAGCTCGCCAGCGACTGATTGTAagtcttttgaaaaattagaaattagaaataataatcttaaatGCCTAGCATAAGATAgaattgttgttttcttttgttttcagGGTTGTTTACCGTTAGTTCTCATGTTTGACGTGAAAGAAGAACAAGACATCGATCAACAATTATTGACACAATTACAAGAACAGCTTGATGTATTCCTCAGTATTAAACCAAAACCCAAACAAACAAGCAAGGTGTGTTTTACGTTCattcctgatgatggctgataTTAGATGATAGCCCAAAACATTgcaaaatgatattttcatctaACAGAATATTAAGTCTTTTTCCTGGATTTTTTGTCAGGTTTTTCTTCTTTCTTGTGTGTTTTACATTGAGATTGTATCAGACAAATATGTAACGTCATCATAAGAGAAACCGTATATATCATAATTTAGCTTATGCATATTCCGAGTATTTAATCAGATATTTGCAGAGtattcatttgaatttcatcTGTCTGTTGTACATTGATAAGAATCCTTCCTAAAATTCGGATTAGCCCCTAAATTTAAGTCTGATATGATACCTGCACCTCTTCAGaatactatggtatttacacTATTTTGTATGTCTTATAGTCTGTGATAGTGAAAAGCGTTGAGCATAATGCATCGAATCTATTCGAGGCTCGACGTATAATGTTAGGACAGGAACGCGATGACCGAATTCCTGTGCCGAACTATACTTCAAATACTACAAATACGAACGAAAACATCGCTGTTGGACTCAATAATTTAAGTAAGAATTTAAATCAGAATTTCAGTAATTAGTCATTTGAGGTTAGACATTTACATTGTATTTCTCGCTATGTCATTTTAGGCTTACTCCCTACGAACCTTTTAGCCGTGAATATGATGAACAATTTATCTCCCCCGCAATCGAAACCGGACCACGTTGAAACATCCACCAGTCCGCAGTGGATGTCAGTTCCACCTCCGCCTGCTGTCATTAAACCGCTAATGGTTGTTCCGACGTCAAACACATTTTGCGCTGTTCAGAATCCGTCGGATTTCTACGCGCAGTTGAACGCGATGAAGGATCTGAATTCAAACAATGCATTGATAAGAGTACCATCACCTTCTGAAAAAGGTATTTTTTAGTCTCCTCTATCATGAAACAAGATGGAGTTATGAATTTGTGGCTCTCAGTTAGATCATATCATCTGAAGGCAGATATTCATTTAGGGCATTTGTACCCATCGTATGAAATTACCAACCCCAACCCCTGTGTCATATTGACTCTCCTAGTATTTAACTCGAGAAATTTATTGTCAAGTCATCACCTGTTTCTGTAGAGTACTTTTGATAATAGTTctactacatgtatttttaAGGTGCTTATTTGTATTTGTTGAGTTTTCAgttatttgtaattttgtagGTGCCAGTAGTACGAACAGCAGCAGTGACAGTCCAATACAAAGTCCGTGTAGCAGTCCGATCGATTTATTGTCAAAGAATTTATCTATCGGTGCAAGTTTACCCATGACAAACCATATTGGTTGGTATTTTAGAGTTTTCACTGTACACTAGTTGTATATTTATAGTAATATTCTATGAATATTtccttgtttctttttttaagttCCTCCGATGTCGTTGAATGTAAATGCGCACAGTACTGTTTTCGTCGACGAAATCAAGAAAATATCTCCGAATAACAGCGCATCGACGGCTGAGTTAATGAGTTTCAATAAACCACGACCACTCGCCTCCTCGCCTCCCGGTTTATCTCGTAGATCGACCCCTCCTGGCCTTACTCATCCATCAGTACAAAGAGAAAGTCCTGTCTCTGCATTCCAGTACGTATTTCGGCGTTTCTCTTTATAAGGCGGGTTTTGATCGAAGCACTTCCAAAtcacaaactctctaccggccatTTCTGTGTCAGGTTTACAGATAATGCTATTCAGGAATAGGTAGAGTGTATTCTGGTTGAAATTAAGATGCT includes:
- the LOC141903446 gene encoding protein bicaudal C homolog 1-B-like isoform X2 gives rise to the protein MSSSRNQRIVLPVYSQIWAPLAPASAPQIIISSAGDQNNVASPPIIVKSCNRNSELDPHIKISGRMSAVSNAREKILNVLDTKSNRVTLKMDVAHTEHSHVIGKGGNNIKTVMKDTGCHIHFPDSNRNNTLEKSNQVSLAGQPHGVESARAQIRELLPLVFMFELPIAGMLQCLPDANSPTIQQIQQLHNVSVIFKQRPRVLVTSVLIRGTVNNAKSVKEATAMMMDHLTGASGVKLPVSMTLEIAPQHHLFILGRGGSTVKQIMQQTGATIHFPDPNTVTPQRKGTVYITGGIENVFLARQRLIGCLPLVLMFDVKEEQDIDQQLLTQLQEQLDVFLSIKPKPKQTSKSVIVKSVEHNASNLFEARRIMLGQERDDRIPVPNYTSNTTNTNENIAVGLNNLSLLPTNLLAVNMMNNLSPPQSKPDHVETSTSPQWMSVPPPPAVIKPLMVVPTSNTFCAVQNPSDFYAQLNAMKDLNSNNALIRVPSPSEKGASSTNSSSDSPIQSPCSSPIDLLSKNLSIGASLPMTNHIVPPMSLNVNAHSTVFVDEIKKISPNNSASTAELMSFNKPRPLASSPPGLSRRSTPPGLTHPSVQRESPVSAFHKLNPSPIHGEPSLLLHQNVSQLFGQLPNGTNQIDDCQSQLSIESELSPDKRAPGAERPSPVSQLFNNPALPFQQQQQQQQQNDYEQKKLLATKAMQKKPEGESRIPTDFWSGLGFSKSMPDSEIRDRLKKQNIKNYKGPSAITEQCENEVDLDPWKDSPFMNGASANDFLDNGQNCSDSYNRHHLDESSRNGLDEISDMEELFSQLGLSKYSELFKQQEIDMSTFVTLTDLDLKELGITTFGARRKMLLAIAGLNKSSPPGNRQVISNSFMHQTSDHRGISPPVLPMLIRRNEIPSQSGRW
- the LOC141903446 gene encoding protein bicaudal C homolog 1-B-like isoform X1 translates to MAQSCCENYDEIDSDVVEERFRVDRRKLELMLLQASPEESAEDFFHNVMEVTETHISWPSKLKIGAKSKKDPHIKISGRMSAVSNAREKILNVLDTKSNRVTLKMDVAHTEHSHVIGKGGNNIKTVMKDTGCHIHFPDSNRNNTLEKSNQVSLAGQPHGVESARAQIRELLPLVFMFELPIAGMLQCLPDANSPTIQQIQQLHNVSVIFKQRPRVLVTSVLIRGTVNNAKSVKEATAMMMDHLTGASGVKLPVSMTLEIAPQHHLFILGRGGSTVKQIMQQTGATIHFPDPNTVTPQRKGTVYITGGIENVFLARQRLIGCLPLVLMFDVKEEQDIDQQLLTQLQEQLDVFLSIKPKPKQTSKSVIVKSVEHNASNLFEARRIMLGQERDDRIPVPNYTSNTTNTNENIAVGLNNLSLLPTNLLAVNMMNNLSPPQSKPDHVETSTSPQWMSVPPPPAVIKPLMVVPTSNTFCAVQNPSDFYAQLNAMKDLNSNNALIRVPSPSEKGASSTNSSSDSPIQSPCSSPIDLLSKNLSIGASLPMTNHIVPPMSLNVNAHSTVFVDEIKKISPNNSASTAELMSFNKPRPLASSPPGLSRRSTPPGLTHPSVQRESPVSAFHKLNPSPIHGEPSLLLHQNVSQLFGQLPNGTNQIDDCQSQLSIESELSPDKRAPGAERPSPVSQLFNNPALPFQQQQQQQQQNDYEQKKLLATKAMQKKPEGESRIPTDFWSGLGFSKSMPDSEIRDRLKKQNIKNYKGPSAITEQCENEVDLDPWKDSPFMNGASANDFLDNGQNCSDSYNRHHLDESSRNGLDEISDMEELFSQLGLSKYSELFKQQEIDMSTFVTLTDLDLKELGITTFGARRKMLLAIAGLNKSSPPGNRQVISNSFMHQTSDHRGISPPVLPMLIRRNEIPSQSGRW
- the LOC141903446 gene encoding protein bicaudal C homolog 1-B-like isoform X3; this translates as MSAVSNAREKILNVLDTKSNRVTLKMDVAHTEHSHVIGKGGNNIKTVMKDTGCHIHFPDSNRNNTLEKSNQVSLAGQPHGVESARAQIRELLPLVFMFELPIAGMLQCLPDANSPTIQQIQQLHNVSVIFKQRPRVLVTSVLIRGTVNNAKSVKEATAMMMDHLTGASGVKLPVSMTLEIAPQHHLFILGRGGSTVKQIMQQTGATIHFPDPNTVTPQRKGTVYITGGIENVFLARQRLIGCLPLVLMFDVKEEQDIDQQLLTQLQEQLDVFLSIKPKPKQTSKSVIVKSVEHNASNLFEARRIMLGQERDDRIPVPNYTSNTTNTNENIAVGLNNLSLLPTNLLAVNMMNNLSPPQSKPDHVETSTSPQWMSVPPPPAVIKPLMVVPTSNTFCAVQNPSDFYAQLNAMKDLNSNNALIRVPSPSEKGASSTNSSSDSPIQSPCSSPIDLLSKNLSIGASLPMTNHIVPPMSLNVNAHSTVFVDEIKKISPNNSASTAELMSFNKPRPLASSPPGLSRRSTPPGLTHPSVQRESPVSAFHKLNPSPIHGEPSLLLHQNVSQLFGQLPNGTNQIDDCQSQLSIESELSPDKRAPGAERPSPVSQLFNNPALPFQQQQQQQQQNDYEQKKLLATKAMQKKPEGESRIPTDFWSGLGFSKSMPDSEIRDRLKKQNIKNYKGPSAITEQCENEVDLDPWKDSPFMNGASANDFLDNGQNCSDSYNRHHLDESSRNGLDEISDMEELFSQLGLSKYSELFKQQEIDMSTFVTLTDLDLKELGITTFGARRKMLLAIAGLNKSSPPGNRQVISNSFMHQTSDHRGISPPVLPMLIRRNEIPSQSGRW